A window from Enterocloster bolteae encodes these proteins:
- a CDS encoding LPD28 domain-containing protein, which yields MMIDARDEDFKLAEIDNVVVIFTNARIDRDTVPFDLYCYDVRESECFSGDPVTLEKVVSINHWGTILSKKPFPLEDDAYYPLKDGINYLEETCTMDEFMEMNPEDEMDVMS from the coding sequence ATGATGATAGATGCAAGAGATGAAGACTTTAAATTGGCAGAAATTGATAATGTGGTGGTGATTTTTACCAATGCACGTATTGATCGAGATACGGTGCCTTTTGATTTATACTGCTATGATGTCAGAGAGTCAGAGTGCTTTAGTGGCGATCCAGTTACGCTGGAGAAGGTTGTTTCCATAAATCACTGGGGTACCATTTTATCAAAAAAACCGTTTCCTTTGGAAGATGATGCATACTATCCGTTGAAAGACGGCATCAATTATCTGGAAGAAACCTGTACGATGGATGAGTTTATGGAAATGAATCCAGAAGACGAAATGGATGTTATGTCTTAA
- a CDS encoding IS110 family transposase, with the protein MALEDLDYIELKELGRFRQKLVKQRTRLKIQLTSYVDQAFPELQYFFKSGLHQNSVYAVLKEAPTPNAIASMHLTHLAHTLEVASHGHFGKDKARELRVLAQKSVGVNDSSLSIQITHTIEQIELLDSQLFLQSLKWQILSPACTL; encoded by the coding sequence ATGGCCTTAGAGGATCTGGATTACATTGAGCTCAAAGAGCTCGGTAGATTCCGCCAGAAACTTGTGAAGCAGCGTACACGCTTAAAAATTCAGCTGACTTCCTATGTAGACCAGGCATTCCCGGAACTACAATACTTCTTTAAGTCTGGCTTGCATCAAAACTCTGTCTATGCCGTCCTTAAGGAGGCTCCGACACCCAACGCTATTGCTTCTATGCATTTGACCCATCTTGCTCACACCCTCGAAGTTGCTTCCCACGGCCATTTCGGTAAGGATAAAGCCAGAGAATTAAGAGTTCTCGCACAGAAGTCTGTCGGTGTCAATGACAGTTCTCTATCTATTCAAATAACTCATACCATTGAACAGATCGAGTTACTGGATAGCCAACTTTTTCTACAGAGCTTGAAATGGCAAATCTTGTCACCTGCCTGCACTCTGTAA
- a CDS encoding type IV secretory system conjugative DNA transfer family protein, translating to MENLWKLMPLLLIFGAFIVCMLLIDRKSLNIKSKTVGDGQHGSASFATPKEIDAAFQRVRYEPQVWRRKPPCDLPQGIIIGCNMMKFGKKKTVTAIVEKGDVHALMIGAAGVGKTAKFLYPNLEYCCASGMSFVTTDTKGDLLRSYAPIAKKYYGYDISVLDLRNPTQSDGFNMLHMVNHYMDEYLQTDSLVAKAKAEKYAKIISKTVMNSGGFDSANAGQNAFFYDSAEGLITAVILVIAEFCSPYALALEQAKRKQKALEQRKKEIAQMRKACIDKDIDFLPKAQTAILQKDVEAEILFQPEEQKEEKGEERHIISVFKLIQDLLGPSEVKGKSQFKLLMERLPEEHKARWLSGAALNTSDQAMASVLSTALSRLNAFLDSEIEQLLCFETKINTEKFCRNKSAVFLIMPEEDDSKYFLISLIVQQLYREMLSIADEMGGKLPNRVMFFLDEFGTLPAIQSAEMMFSASRSRRISFVPIIQSLAQLEKNYGKEGADIIIDNCQVCIYGGFAPNSEAANVLSKTLGDRTVMTGSISQGRDKSKSLQMTGRPLMTPDELKIMPKDTFIVTRTGVKPMKTKLKLFFEWGIELNETYPMRQAVVRKVHYANKKTIEEAIAKKYGLPQNPLQQPVKRPMQEQDKPLCNISKTMKGVEKSYD from the coding sequence ATGGAGAACTTATGGAAGTTGATGCCGCTGCTATTGATTTTCGGTGCCTTTATTGTCTGTATGTTATTGATCGACAGGAAGTCTTTGAACATCAAAAGTAAGACCGTAGGCGATGGACAGCATGGCTCCGCCAGCTTTGCTACACCAAAAGAAATCGACGCGGCATTTCAGAGAGTGAGATATGAACCACAGGTCTGGAGGCGAAAGCCTCCTTGCGACCTGCCCCAAGGCATTATCATTGGATGCAATATGATGAAGTTCGGAAAGAAGAAAACAGTCACAGCAATCGTGGAGAAAGGAGATGTTCATGCACTGATGATCGGTGCTGCCGGTGTAGGCAAGACAGCCAAGTTTTTATATCCAAATCTGGAATACTGCTGTGCGTCAGGTATGAGTTTTGTCACGACTGACACAAAGGGTGACCTCCTGAGAAGCTACGCTCCCATCGCAAAAAAATATTATGGCTATGATATTTCTGTACTGGATTTGAGAAATCCAACCCAAAGCGATGGCTTCAATATGCTTCATATGGTGAACCATTACATGGATGAATATTTGCAGACAGATTCCCTTGTGGCAAAGGCAAAAGCAGAGAAGTACGCAAAGATAATATCTAAAACCGTTATGAATTCCGGTGGATTTGATTCTGCCAACGCAGGACAAAATGCTTTCTTCTATGATTCGGCAGAAGGCTTGATCACTGCTGTGATATTGGTGATTGCGGAGTTCTGCTCACCTTACGCTCTTGCGTTGGAACAGGCAAAACGAAAACAGAAAGCTTTGGAGCAGCGAAAAAAGGAAATAGCACAGATGAGAAAAGCCTGCATTGACAAAGATATAGATTTTTTGCCAAAAGCACAGACAGCCATTCTTCAAAAAGATGTTGAAGCAGAGATTTTGTTTCAGCCAGAGGAACAGAAAGAAGAAAAAGGCGAAGAAAGGCATATCATCAGTGTGTTCAAATTGATTCAAGATTTATTGGGACCATCGGAAGTGAAAGGCAAAAGTCAGTTCAAGCTGTTGATGGAACGTCTTCCAGAAGAACATAAAGCAAGATGGCTGTCTGGTGCCGCCCTGAATACTTCAGACCAGGCAATGGCGTCTGTGCTGTCAACGGCATTGTCCAGACTGAATGCTTTTCTTGATTCTGAAATTGAACAGCTGCTCTGCTTTGAAACGAAAATCAATACGGAAAAGTTTTGTAGGAACAAGTCAGCAGTGTTTTTGATTATGCCGGAGGAAGATGACAGCAAATATTTCCTCATTTCTTTGATCGTACAGCAGTTATACAGAGAAATGCTTTCCATTGCTGATGAAATGGGTGGCAAGCTGCCAAACAGAGTTATGTTCTTCCTGGATGAGTTCGGTACATTGCCAGCTATACAATCTGCGGAAATGATGTTTTCTGCCAGCCGTTCCAGACGAATCAGCTTTGTGCCTATCATACAATCATTGGCACAGCTAGAAAAGAACTATGGCAAAGAAGGTGCGGACATCATCATTGATAACTGTCAGGTCTGCATATATGGCGGCTTTGCACCAAACTCCGAAGCAGCCAATGTACTGTCCAAAACGCTGGGGGATAGGACAGTTATGACAGGAAGTATCTCACAAGGCAGAGATAAATCCAAGTCACTTCAAATGACAGGCAGACCACTGATGACGCCAGATGAGCTTAAAATCATGCCAAAAGATACGTTCATCGTCACAAGAACAGGCGTAAAGCCTATGAAAACGAAGCTGAAGCTGTTTTTTGAGTGGGGAATCGAACTGAATGAAACATATCCAATGCGTCAAGCAGTGGTGAGAAAGGTGCATTACGCAAATAAAAAGACCATTGAGGAAGCCATTGCAAAAAAATACGGTCTGCCCCAAAATCCTCTCCAACAGCCCGTCAAACGCCCAATGCAGGAACAAGATAAGCCGTTATGCAACATATCGAAAACCATGAAAGGGGTGGAAAAAAGTTATGATTGA
- the rsgA gene encoding ribosome small subunit-dependent GTPase A, whose protein sequence is MEDNELKQLQKYGATERFYTESKLYPDYQLARVIAQYRGKYKVITDQQEFFAEISGKFRYTTEELVQFPTVGDFVMVTVEKEFASIHQVLTRKSLFLRKAVGVSNQSQTVAANIDTVFLCMSLNKNFNLNRMERYLSIAWDSGATPVIVLTKSDLCEDLSERISQIESISCFSDIIVTSMFEDDISAKFLSYFSKNQTCAFIGSSGVGKSTLINRLLGVNTIATQEIAKGDKGRHTTTGREMFLCPLGGVVIDTPGMREMGADSTDLSKTFSELESLAYQCKFRNCTHTNEPGCAVLAAIERGELDIRRLENYRKLQHESSYDGLNSKEIEIKKCERMFKDVGGMKNVRRYAKEQRKRK, encoded by the coding sequence ATGGAGGATAATGAATTGAAACAATTACAAAAATATGGTGCTACAGAACGTTTTTATACAGAATCAAAATTATATCCCGATTATCAATTAGCAAGAGTAATCGCGCAGTATCGCGGGAAATATAAAGTGATTACTGATCAACAAGAATTTTTTGCAGAAATTTCTGGAAAATTTCGATATACAACAGAAGAACTGGTTCAATTTCCAACAGTTGGAGATTTTGTTATGGTGACGGTGGAAAAAGAATTTGCATCCATCCACCAGGTTTTAACAAGAAAAAGTTTGTTTTTGCGGAAAGCTGTTGGAGTATCCAATCAATCACAGACGGTTGCTGCCAATATAGATACTGTTTTTTTGTGTATGTCCCTAAACAAAAATTTCAATTTGAATCGTATGGAACGATATTTATCTATTGCATGGGACAGTGGTGCTACACCAGTTATCGTATTGACAAAATCAGATTTGTGTGAAGATTTGTCAGAGAGGATTTCTCAGATAGAAAGCATTTCATGTTTTTCTGATATCATAGTAACATCTATGTTTGAGGATGACATATCTGCAAAATTTTTATCTTATTTTTCCAAAAATCAAACCTGTGCTTTTATTGGCTCCTCCGGTGTAGGCAAATCAACATTAATCAACCGTTTACTAGGTGTAAATACAATAGCAACACAAGAAATTGCTAAAGGAGATAAGGGACGCCATACGACTACAGGACGTGAGATGTTTTTATGTCCCCTTGGTGGAGTAGTGATTGATACACCAGGCATGAGAGAAATGGGTGCAGACAGTACAGACCTTTCAAAAACATTTTCAGAACTTGAATCATTGGCATACCAATGTAAATTTCGCAACTGTACGCATACCAATGAACCAGGTTGTGCAGTTCTAGCAGCAATAGAACGCGGTGAATTAGATATAAGACGGCTGGAGAATTACCGAAAACTACAACATGAAAGCAGCTATGATGGATTAAACAGCAAAGAAATTGAAATTAAGAAATGTGAGCGCATGTTTAAAGATGTTGGTGGTATGAAGAATGTCAGACGCTATGCCAAAGAGCAGCGTAAAAGAAAATGA
- a CDS encoding DUF3991 and toprim domain-containing protein — protein sequence MALYTQEQIDKANQTNLEEFLQQKGEHLRKTGSESVLIYKDSTGEHDSISVRRNRWYDHKNMRGGYPLKFMQEFYGMNFRTAMKELLNGEEPGLGRKRNKENEKNVRQTEKAVVQENQERITCPSEKSEFILPEKDNNMKRLFAYLLQTRFLSKDVVKSFVEQKILYQEKEHGNVVFVGTEKDGVPKSACKKSTAEQTKSFRMTVAGSDCRYGFCWRGESSKLYVFEAAIDLMSFITLKNYDWKTDSFLALDGLSPKPLLQFLEEQKNIHEIFLCLDYDAAGIEACDKLNDILIEKGHDGEKIKREYPLYKDWNEQLKSEHGVEAILPQSHPKKAAYHVAVRKLGIMNANTESPYMKWRKQEYEKSGIYFYLEQIKRDFKQAEKLVKKGEADTKPLLASILRMADLSVCLMCEMKRDENLPELTMYQTTIQKLEKAYKPYLDKSRMDRRIQEMKEEMEHLKTLAVQDQPSLFVWAKNMADMAMRAIIYVETEYPQELERKNSFVEQSKEEQKTEPDTTEQMELEMGG from the coding sequence ATGGCACTTTATACCCAGGAACAGATCGATAAGGCAAACCAGACAAATCTGGAGGAATTCCTTCAGCAAAAAGGAGAACATCTCAGAAAAACTGGAAGTGAGTCAGTGCTGATCTACAAAGACTCCACAGGAGAACATGACAGCATTTCTGTCAGAAGGAACCGTTGGTACGATCATAAAAATATGCGAGGCGGCTATCCGTTGAAATTTATGCAGGAGTTTTACGGCATGAATTTTCGCACTGCTATGAAAGAACTTTTGAACGGAGAAGAACCAGGGCTTGGCAGGAAGAGAAACAAAGAGAATGAAAAAAACGTAAGGCAGACTGAAAAGGCAGTTGTACAGGAAAATCAAGAACGAATTACTTGCCCTTCTGAAAAATCTGAATTCATACTTCCTGAGAAAGACAACAATATGAAACGATTGTTTGCCTATCTTTTACAGACAAGATTTCTCTCCAAAGATGTGGTGAAAAGTTTTGTGGAACAGAAAATACTTTACCAAGAAAAGGAACATGGCAACGTAGTTTTTGTGGGAACAGAAAAAGACGGAGTACCAAAGTCAGCCTGCAAAAAATCCACAGCGGAGCAGACAAAAAGCTTCCGAATGACTGTTGCTGGTTCTGACTGCAGGTATGGTTTCTGTTGGCGAGGGGAAAGCAGCAAGCTCTATGTGTTTGAAGCTGCCATTGATTTAATGTCGTTTATTACATTGAAGAATTATGACTGGAAGACGGACAGCTTTCTGGCATTGGATGGGTTGTCTCCAAAGCCTCTTCTACAATTTTTGGAAGAACAAAAAAATATCCATGAGATTTTTCTCTGTCTGGATTACGATGCGGCAGGCATAGAAGCTTGTGATAAATTAAACGATATCCTCATTGAAAAGGGGCATGATGGAGAAAAAATCAAAAGGGAATACCCTCTCTATAAAGACTGGAACGAGCAGCTGAAGTCAGAACATGGTGTGGAAGCTATCCTTCCACAGTCACATCCGAAGAAAGCAGCATACCATGTTGCGGTCAGAAAACTTGGTATCATGAATGCCAACACAGAAAGCCCATATATGAAATGGCGTAAACAGGAATACGAAAAATCAGGAATTTATTTTTATCTGGAACAGATCAAAAGAGATTTCAAACAAGCAGAAAAATTGGTAAAGAAAGGAGAAGCTGACACAAAACCACTCCTTGCCAGCATTTTGCGTATGGCAGATTTGTCCGTCTGCTTGATGTGTGAAATGAAACGAGATGAGAACTTGCCAGAGCTGACTATGTACCAAACCACCATACAGAAATTGGAAAAGGCATATAAACCATATTTGGATAAATCGAGAATGGATCGACGCATACAGGAAATGAAAGAAGAGATGGAACACTTGAAAACCCTTGCGGTTCAAGATCAGCCATCTCTTTTTGTATGGGCAAAAAACATGGCGGATATGGCAATGAGAGCTATCATCTATGTGGAAACGGAGTATCCACAGGAACTGGAAAGAAAAAACAGTTTTGTGGAGCAGAGCAAGGAAGAACAAAAAACAGAACCTGATACCACAGAGCAGATGGAATTAGAGATGGGAGGTTGA
- a CDS encoding GNAT family N-acetyltransferase, with translation MNIVVRNEETKDYRRTEEVAREAFWNLYFPGAAEHYVVHQMRSHTDFIPELAFVIEVDGIVEGAIFYTHSKIVTEQGEFPTISFGPVFISPKYHRQGLGRNLITHSIQKAKEMGYSAILILGYPYHYEPYGFCGGKKFGIAMADGHFYKGLLVLPLKENALHGKSGYVVFSDALEAEEKDILNFDATFPQKEKKVLPCQQEYETACAMLDE, from the coding sequence ATGAATATTGTTGTTCGAAATGAAGAAACAAAAGACTACCGCAGAACAGAAGAAGTTGCACGAGAAGCATTTTGGAATTTATATTTTCCAGGCGCAGCAGAGCATTATGTGGTGCATCAAATGCGTTCTCATACTGACTTTATCCCAGAACTTGCTTTTGTCATTGAGGTGGATGGCATTGTTGAAGGTGCTATATTTTACACACATTCTAAAATTGTAACGGAGCAAGGAGAATTTCCAACCATAAGTTTTGGACCTGTTTTTATTTCTCCGAAATATCATAGACAAGGTTTAGGAAGAAATTTAATTACACATTCTATTCAAAAGGCTAAAGAAATGGGATATTCTGCAATCTTAATACTGGGATACCCATATCATTATGAACCATATGGTTTTTGTGGCGGAAAAAAATTTGGTATCGCAATGGCAGATGGACATTTTTATAAAGGTCTTTTGGTATTACCGTTAAAAGAAAACGCCTTGCATGGAAAAAGTGGATATGTTGTATTCTCAGATGCACTAGAAGCGGAAGAAAAGGATATTCTGAATTTTGATGCTACTTTTCCGCAAAAAGAAAAGAAAGTATTACCTTGCCAACAAGAGTATGAAACTGCTTGTGCTATGTTAGATGAATAA
- a CDS encoding amidoligase family protein — protein MRWKKYGVEMDMTGITRKAVAEILAEQFDTKVVFCLSDNGYNVPDQNQRLWRILPSDSIKAEKYNGEKVVGANYMYQVKLLSPFLYENEFPMLEKALEQLELRGAIVNDSTKINLLLDVSCIENWEKYQINLENLYESKGELFQKALEIPFSQVADTDQDNGIISFPYFKSTINKKELLSDIQFAQIVSSFAENNRTVSQKKSENQNDKFMMRTWLVRAGMVGEEYKFARKMLTKNLEGNSAWQKMMEPTEIESKEVCNQAQSEEMMDNHVEEQVVSDLELEV, from the coding sequence ATGAGATGGAAAAAATATGGTGTTGAGATGGATATGACAGGGATTACAAGGAAAGCTGTGGCAGAGATTTTAGCGGAACAGTTTGATACAAAAGTCGTTTTCTGTCTGTCGGACAATGGATATAACGTTCCGGATCAAAATCAAAGGCTGTGGCGTATTCTTCCCTCTGACAGCATCAAGGCAGAAAAATATAACGGAGAAAAAGTGGTGGGAGCAAACTATATGTACCAAGTGAAACTGCTCTCACCATTTTTATATGAAAATGAATTTCCAATGCTGGAAAAAGCCTTGGAACAGTTGGAACTAAGAGGTGCTATCGTCAATGACTCTACAAAAATAAATTTACTTCTGGATGTAAGTTGTATTGAGAACTGGGAGAAGTACCAAATCAATCTGGAAAATCTTTATGAGAGCAAAGGGGAATTATTTCAAAAAGCGTTAGAAATTCCCTTTTCACAAGTGGCAGACACTGATCAAGATAACGGCATCATTTCCTTTCCTTATTTCAAAAGCACAATCAATAAAAAAGAATTGCTCAGTGATATTCAGTTCGCGCAGATCGTCAGCAGCTTTGCAGAAAACAACCGTACTGTCAGCCAAAAGAAAAGCGAGAATCAAAATGATAAATTCATGATGCGTACTTGGTTGGTGCGAGCTGGCATGGTAGGCGAAGAATATAAGTTTGCAAGAAAAATGCTGACAAAAAATCTGGAAGGCAACTCCGCATGGCAGAAGATGATGGAACCAACGGAAATCGAATCAAAAGAAGTCTGCAATCAGGCTCAATCAGAAGAAATGATGGATAACCATGTAGAGGAACAAGTAGTTAGTGATTTGGAATTGGAAGTATGA
- a CDS encoding IS110 family transposase, translating into MIYVGIDIAKLNHFAAAISSDGEILIEPFKFSNNYDGFYLLLSHLAPLDQNSIIIGLESTAHYGDNLVRFLISKGFKVCVLNPIQTSFMRKIMYAKRRLIKSTRL; encoded by the coding sequence ATGATTTACGTAGGCATTGATATTGCCAAACTCAACCATTTCGCCGCCGCGATTTCTTCCGACGGCGAAATACTCATCGAGCCGTTCAAATTTTCTAATAACTATGATGGCTTCTATCTACTGCTTTCTCATCTGGCACCACTTGACCAGAACAGTATCATCATAGGTCTTGAATCAACGGCACACTACGGTGACAACCTTGTTCGTTTTCTCATCAGCAAGGGCTTTAAAGTGTGTGTTCTCAACCCTATCCAGACTTCGTTCATGCGTAAAATAATGTACGCAAAACGAAGACTGATAAAGTCGACACGTTTGTGA
- a CDS encoding C40 family peptidase, translating to MASPMAVAVMTKKALELAEDKRVRTLLASIVAGIVIVMLIPLLVMVSIFNTQAGFSQEVARIVFDGGPIPTDIDAELSKAMEEMIDAFEELNQTIESLEEDGFDDIKVKSFFYILYFTKDLTDFDEEFYVGFVDCFVGEKEEDEIYEELEDYLSYEFTETEKVEIRNLYLFIKYGYSATDKITGIPGEAFNDATFAQLMQEATKYIGFPYQWGGSTPETSFDCSGFVCWVYTHSGVHNLPRTTAQQIYNQCTPVSKDEVKPGDLVFFTGTYQSSNPVTHIGIYVGDNQMLHCGDPIGYANLGNSYWVKHFYGFGRL from the coding sequence ATGGCAAGTCCTATGGCAGTTGCCGTTATGACGAAGAAAGCGTTGGAGCTGGCAGAAGACAAACGAGTGCGGACACTGCTGGCAAGTATTGTGGCAGGTATTGTAATCGTGATGCTGATACCGCTGCTGGTTATGGTTTCTATCTTCAATACACAAGCAGGATTCAGTCAGGAGGTTGCAAGAATCGTATTCGATGGAGGACCTATTCCAACGGATATCGATGCGGAACTTTCCAAAGCTATGGAAGAAATGATTGATGCCTTTGAGGAATTGAATCAGACGATAGAATCATTGGAAGAAGATGGATTTGACGATATCAAAGTCAAGTCTTTTTTTTATATCCTCTATTTTACAAAGGATCTGACAGATTTTGATGAGGAATTCTATGTGGGCTTTGTGGATTGTTTTGTGGGTGAAAAAGAAGAGGACGAGATTTATGAGGAACTGGAAGACTACCTTTCCTATGAGTTTACGGAAACAGAAAAGGTGGAAATCCGAAATCTATATCTCTTTATCAAGTATGGATACTCTGCGACAGACAAAATCACAGGCATTCCTGGGGAAGCATTCAACGATGCCACATTCGCACAGTTGATGCAGGAAGCCACGAAATATATCGGCTTTCCTTACCAATGGGGCGGAAGTACACCGGAAACCAGTTTCGATTGTTCCGGTTTTGTATGTTGGGTATATACCCATTCTGGAGTCCATAACCTGCCCAGAACAACCGCACAGCAGATTTATAACCAGTGTACACCGGTGTCAAAAGACGAGGTGAAACCAGGAGATTTGGTGTTTTTTACAGGAACATATCAGAGCAGCAACCCCGTAACCCATATTGGAATCTATGTTGGGGACAATCAAATGTTGCATTGCGGCGATCCCATCGGCTATGCAAACTTGGGGAATTCCTATTGGGTGAAGCATTTTTATGGGTTTGGCAGATTGTAA
- the mobP3 gene encoding MobP3 family relaxase: MPRFILSLRYLKMKKPSQVKNYVKYVATRPNAEKFEVNQSQREATEHQKRWIEKELKANKELRESCEQEYEDYLQNPTRENAMELINKIAEEGLAREDSMENYVGYLAKRPRAERGKQGHALWNGSDKEIDLNQVAKEAAEHNGNIWTFVLSLKREDAVRLGYDNGNMWRELVRGKAPEIAKAMGIPVEHFVWYGAFHNEGHHPHIHLMCYSKKPKEGYLGSKNLMKLKSSFANEIFHDELYYIYEQKDEVRDELKNYFNRKLKQAMTMEYTDHPKVEALLWELSQKLKTAKHKKVYGRLEKENKILVDEIVKEISKDKKISQAYESWLGLKDDILSTYQNQERARRTLAEEPEFRNIKNMVLKSALILLEMNEVIAAEPEERNHEIVNPQESWQERTKKYHQMQAQKQFLLLMKHISHMIEEDYDRKKQQIHVDKKLMRKIMEKKEAHGQKM, encoded by the coding sequence ATGCCAAGATTTATTTTATCGCTAAGATATTTGAAAATGAAAAAACCATCACAAGTAAAAAACTATGTAAAGTATGTTGCGACAAGACCAAACGCAGAAAAGTTTGAGGTGAATCAGTCACAAAGAGAAGCCACTGAACACCAGAAGAGATGGATTGAAAAAGAACTAAAAGCAAATAAAGAATTGAGAGAAAGCTGCGAACAAGAGTATGAAGACTACTTGCAAAATCCAACAAGAGAAAACGCTATGGAACTGATCAATAAAATTGCCGAAGAAGGTTTGGCAAGGGAAGACAGCATGGAAAACTATGTTGGCTACCTTGCCAAAAGACCAAGAGCAGAACGAGGAAAACAGGGACACGCACTGTGGAATGGATCAGATAAAGAAATTGATCTGAATCAGGTGGCAAAAGAAGCTGCGGAACATAACGGCAACATCTGGACATTTGTTTTGTCATTGAAACGAGAGGATGCAGTTCGTCTTGGATATGATAATGGCAATATGTGGCGAGAACTGGTACGAGGCAAAGCACCAGAGATTGCAAAGGCAATGGGAATCCCTGTAGAGCATTTTGTGTGGTATGGAGCTTTTCATAATGAGGGGCATCATCCTCATATCCATCTGATGTGCTATTCTAAAAAGCCCAAAGAAGGTTATCTTGGATCAAAAAACCTTATGAAACTAAAAAGTTCCTTTGCCAACGAGATATTCCATGATGAGCTGTATTACATCTATGAGCAGAAAGATGAAGTCAGGGACGAGCTGAAAAATTACTTTAACAGGAAACTGAAACAGGCAATGACAATGGAATATACAGATCATCCAAAAGTGGAAGCTTTGCTTTGGGAGTTATCTCAAAAACTGAAAACAGCAAAACACAAAAAGGTTTATGGAAGGCTGGAGAAAGAAAATAAAATACTGGTAGACGAGATCGTCAAAGAAATCAGCAAGGACAAAAAGATTTCACAAGCCTATGAAAGCTGGCTGGGATTGAAAGACGATATCCTTTCTACATATCAGAATCAGGAGCGAGCCAGAAGAACCCTTGCGGAAGAACCAGAGTTCCGCAATATCAAAAACATGGTTTTGAAATCTGCATTGATACTGTTGGAAATGAATGAAGTCATAGCAGCAGAACCAGAAGAACGAAATCATGAAATAGTAAATCCTCAAGAAAGCTGGCAAGAACGAACAAAAAAGTATCATCAAATGCAGGCGCAAAAACAGTTCCTGCTTCTGATGAAACACATCAGCCATATGATTGAAGAGGATTATGACAGAAAGAAACAACAGATTCATGTAGATAAGAAGCTGATGCGTAAGATCATGGAAAAGAAAGAAGCCCATGGACAGAAAATGTAA
- a CDS encoding DUF6103 family protein, producing the protein MKLSAIQVKFETSKYLALKRYAAKKEVSLEQELEETLNRLYRKLVPPDVREYIEEGEKMEKVSKPKAKNEEKESGEEQNQAEQPQDIQSV; encoded by the coding sequence ATGAAACTTTCTGCGATACAGGTTAAGTTTGAAACCAGCAAGTACTTGGCACTAAAGCGATATGCGGCAAAAAAGGAAGTATCTTTGGAGCAGGAACTGGAAGAAACACTGAACAGACTGTATCGAAAACTGGTGCCGCCAGATGTCCGAGAGTATATTGAAGAAGGTGAGAAAATGGAAAAAGTAAGTAAACCAAAAGCGAAAAATGAGGAAAAAGAGTCAGGGGAAGAACAGAATCAAGCAGAACAGCCGCAGGATATCCAATCCGTTTAA
- a CDS encoding transposase, with amino-acid sequence MANLVTCLHSVIMTIPGIGVVNGGMILGEIGDIHRFSNPKKLLAFAGLDPTVYQSGNFQAHRTRMSKRGSKVLRYALMNAAHNVVKNNATFKAYYDAKRAEGRTHYNALGHCAGKLVRVIWKMLTDEVAFNLE; translated from the coding sequence ATGGCAAATCTTGTCACCTGCCTGCACTCTGTAATTATGACCATTCCCGGAATTGGTGTCGTGAATGGCGGAATGATTCTTGGTGAGATTGGTGATATACACCGATTCTCTAATCCAAAGAAACTGCTTGCATTTGCTGGACTGGATCCGACCGTTTATCAGTCTGGAAACTTCCAGGCTCACAGAACCAGGATGTCCAAAAGAGGATCTAAAGTGCTACGCTATGCCCTCATGAATGCAGCTCACAATGTCGTAAAAAACAATGCTACTTTCAAAGCTTATTATGATGCCAAGAGAGCGGAAGGCCGGACTCATTACAATGCCCTTGGGCACTGTGCTGGCAAACTTGTCAGAGTCATCTGGAAGATGCTCACTGACGAAGTAGCATTCAACCTCGAATAA
- a CDS encoding helix-turn-helix domain-containing protein, which yields MIDKMKVYQDTELSSKAVSVYLYLCERASKETKSCYPSMKTIAKDLHLSLASVKRSIQELERSAYIKKENRFRDNGGKSSNLYFIE from the coding sequence ATGATTGACAAAATGAAGGTCTATCAGGATACAGAGCTTTCCAGTAAAGCCGTATCTGTTTATTTATATCTTTGTGAACGTGCCAGTAAAGAAACAAAAAGCTGCTATCCCTCCATGAAAACCATAGCGAAAGATCTGCATCTTTCTTTGGCATCAGTGAAGCGTTCCATTCAAGAATTGGAAAGAAGTGCATACATCAAAAAAGAAAATCGGTTTCGTGACAATGGCGGAAAAAGCAGCAATCTCTATTTTATTGAATGA